A region from the Lycium barbarum isolate Lr01 chromosome 8, ASM1917538v2, whole genome shotgun sequence genome encodes:
- the LOC132606376 gene encoding tubby-like F-box protein 10, whose protein sequence is MSFRSIVRDVRDSFGSLSRRSFDVRLSGHQRGKSHGSFHELSDHPPVVQNSCWANLPPELLFDVIRRLEESENSWPARKHVVACASVCRSWRIMCQEIVTSPEVCGKLTFPISLKQPGPREGMIQCFIKRDKSNLTYHLFLCLSPALLVENGKFLLSAKRTRRTTCTEYVISMNAENISRSSNTYVGKLRSNFLGTKFVIYDTQPPYTSANIPAPGRTSRRFYSQKVSPKVPTGSYSIAQIKYELNVLGTRGPRKMHCVMHSIPASALDVGGSVPGQPELLPRSLEDSFRSITFSKSLLDNSTDFSSSRFSDIVRASSSNAVEDDDNKAKPLVLKNKSPRWHEQLQCWCLNFRGRVTVASVKNFQLIAANQPPPPPPPAGGGGPTASRSSQDHDKVILQFGKIGKDMFTMDYRYPLSAVQAFAICLSSFDTKLACE, encoded by the exons ATGTCGTTCCGCAGTATAGTTCGAGATGTAAGAGATAGTTTTGGCAGCTTATCGAGGAGAAGCTTTGATGTAAGGCTGTCTGGTCATCAAAGGGGTAAATCACATGGTTCATTTCATGAATTAAGCGACCACCCTCCTGTAGTCCAGAACAGTTGTTGGGCTAATCTCCCACCCGAACTACTTTTTGATGTAATTAGAAGATTAGAAGAGAGCGAGAACTCATGGCCTGCTCGTAAGCATGTCGTAGCATGTGCTTCAGTTTGCAGGTCATGGAGGATCATGTGCCAGGAAATTGTTACAAGTCCTGAAGTCTGTGGAAAGCTTACTTTTCCAATATCGTTAAAGCAG CCCGGGCCTCGTGAAGGAATGATTCAGTGCTTCATCAAGAGGGATAAATCTAACTTGACTTACCATCTTTTCTTGTGTCTCAGTCCTG CTTTACTAGTTGAAAACGGAAAGTTCCTTCTCTCTGCAAAGAGAACAAGGCGGACTACTTGCACGGAGTATGTTATCTCAATGAATGCAGAAAACATCTCCAGATCAAGCAACACTTATGTTGGAAAATTAAG GTCAAATTTTCTGGGAACAAAATTTGTTATATATGACACACAGCCTCCATACACCTCTGCAAACATCCCCGCTCCAGGCCGCACAAGCCGCAGATTCTATTCGCAGAAAGTGTCTCCCAAAGTCCCAACTGGAAGCTACAGCATAGCCCAGATCAAATACGAGCTAAATGTTCTTGGAACACGGGGTCCACGGAAAATGCACTGTGTGATGCACTCGATTCCTGCATCAGCCCTTGATGTGGGAGGCTCAGTGCCTGGCCAACCAGAGCTTCTCCCAAGGTCCCTTGAGGATTCATTCCGAAGTATCACTTTCTCAAAGTCGCTGCTTGATAATTCTACTGACTTCAGTAGCTCACGATTTTCCGATATTGTTAGAGCATCATCATCCAATGCTGTGGAAGATGATGATAACAAGGCAAAACCCTTGGTTCTGAAGAACAAGTCACCGCGTTGGCATGAACAACTGCAGTGTTGGTGCCTGAACTTTAGAGGACGGGTGACAGTTGCATCTGTAAAGAATTTTCAGTTGATCGCCGCCaaccaaccaccaccaccaccaccacctgcTGGGGGAGGGGGACCGACGGCGTCTCGGTCAAGTCAAGATCATGACAAAGTCATCCTGCAATTTGGCAAGATAGGCAAAGATATGTTTACTATGGATTACAGGTATCCCTTATCTGCGGTTCAGGCTTTCGCTATATGCTTGAGCAGCTTTGACACCAAATTGGCATGTGAATAG